Proteins found in one Venturia canescens isolate UGA chromosome 6, ASM1945775v1, whole genome shotgun sequence genomic segment:
- the LOC122412166 gene encoding protein grainyhead isoform X3 has translation MEGDWRAYCEHPLSVATAAMLNLQQQHQVSAVASHADDPAASYVYEYYKLPDKAADVKLPPPHELWSAGVMGQKLLVQEASQASGGSNRMENNEATGNGELHHFLHQYNQQSHSPGQSLQSAISMPLSPQSLRHDTSSGGNNGGAGNTGNTGGATGITGVKREPEDLSSSRGGQQSSKRHKQAQPDSPTPPGMYHHQHQHQLQVQQYGSPYDPYSSCSPRLQSAAYTSNSGNAASNPSNQAALHQETTAVYVTGDTLPPLASSSGSSLPTTTASYTRYEVVPSSYTTTHAIRSSSSSSKVLTVDLPSPDSGIGADAVTPRQDHHPPAALHQSSFDYTELCPGGTSTGTAVVLDNGAVIHHQPLQLQLQQGHAQAQVQRGGLVSGGSTTSNASPNPPRSRPWHDFGRQNDADKIQIPKIYSAYGFKYHLESPISTSQRREDDRITYINKGQFYGITLDYVPDPDKPLLKAGQTVKSVVMLMFREEKSPEDEIKAWQFWHGRQHSVKQRILDADTKNSVGLVGCIEEVAHNAIAVYWNPLESSAKINVAVQCLSTDFSSQKGVKGLPLHIQVDTYEEPPPHTHSYTPPSHRGYCQIKVFCDKGAERKTRDEERRAAKRKMTATGRKKLDELYHSVTERSEFYSMADLHKPPVLFSPPAEHSIDKFSTMELSGFYGSGGGGGGGDTDTSSLSNGEGGGIKTGASSPYPACGRPSLPALKFHNHFPPDNMTSLHDKKDSLLMQVQELQGSVLQGMQQGSLSTTGAIVTGVGNRLHIQSQHLRGNDPEDRVMLYVRQESEDVYTPLHVTPPTVQGLLNAIESKYKIASSSINNLYRKNTKGITAKIDDDMIRYYVDEDLFLLEVSHSRTSPEQNVDRNTSNPGSPGDPDDPNENMTIGFDVTLIELPSAQPQLPPSPIAVTHSHSHSHSHVHGHSQHVHEVANT, from the exons GGGTGTGATGGGCCAAAAGCTACTGGTGCAGGAAGCGAGTCAAGCCTCAGGCGGTTCGAATCGCATGGAGAACAACGAGGCAACAGGAAACGGTGAATTGCATCATTTTCTTCACCAGTACAATCAACAATCTCACAGCCCGGGACAAAGTCTTCAAAGTGCCATTTCTATGCCGTTGAGCCCGCAGTCGTTGCGTCACGATACTTCATCGGGAGGAAATAATGGGGGCGCTGGTAACACCGGCAACACCGGTGGTGCCACTGGCATAACCGGGGTCAAGAGAGAACCCGAGGACTTGAGCTCGTCCCGCGGAGGTCAGCAGTCCAGCAAACGGCACAAACAGGCACAACCGGATAGCCCAACGCCGCCGGGAATGTATCATCATCAGCATCAACATCAGTTACAG GTCCAGCAATACGGCAGCCCTTATGACCCTTACTCGTCATGTAGTCCGAGGTTACAGTCTGCAGCGTACACATCTAATTCAGGGAACGCCGCTTCAAACCCATCCAATCAGGCAGCTCTCCATCAGGAAACAACCGCTGTCTACGTCACCGGTGATACATTACCGCCATTGGCCTCTTCGAGCGGCTCCTCATTGCCAACCACAACAGCCTCCTACACGAGGTACGAAGTCGTCCCCAGTTCATACACAACGACACACGCCATACGCTCCTCGTCGAGCAGCAGCAAAGTACTTACCGTCGATTTGCCAAGTCCCGACTCCGGCATTGGAGCTGATGCTGTCACACCCAGACAAGATCACCATCCACCCGCTGCACTTCATCAG TCGTCTTTCGACTACACGGAGCTCTGTCCTGGTGGTACGAGCACGGGCACGGCAGTTGTACTCGACAATGGTGCCGTTATTCATCATCAGCCGTTGCAGCTTCAATTGCAGCAGGGACACGCACAGGCTCAGGTACAACGCGGTGGTCTCGTGTCCGGTGGTTCAACGACGAGCAACGCGAGTCCTAATCCGCCGAGATCGAGACCGTGGCACGATTTTGGACGACAGAACGACGCCGATAAGATACAGATACCGAAAAT CTATTCGGCGTACGGCTTTAAATACCATCTTGAATCGCCGATCAGTACGTCACAGAGACGCGAGGACGACAGAATAACGTATATTAACAAAGGACAATTTTATGGTATCACACTCGACTACGTGCCTGACCCGGACAAGCCACTCCTCAAGGCCGGTCAAACTGTCAAG AGTGTTGTAATGCTGATGTTCCGAGAGGAAAAGAGTCCCGAGGATGAAATAAAAGCGTGGCAATTTTGGCACGGCAGGCAACATTCCGTCAAGCAACGCATTCTCGATGCTG ATACGAAGAACAGCGTTGGTCTGGTCGGCTGCATCGAGGAAGTTGCACATAACGCGATCGCGGTATATTGGAACCCTCTTGAGTCGTCGGCAAAG ATAAATGTCGCAGTGCAATGTCTAAGTACAGACTTTTCGAGTCAAAAGGGCGTAAAAGGCTTGCCGCTGCATATTCAAGTCGACACATACGAGGAGCCGCCACCGCATACTCATTCTTACACACCGCCTTCACATCGCGGTTATTGCCAAATCAAAGTTTTTTGCGATAAG GGTGCTGAAAGAAAAACTCGGGACGAGGAAAGACGAGCtgcgaagagaaaaatgacTGCAACCGGAAGGAAGAAGCTCGACGAGCTTTACCACTCGGTCACCGAGAGAAGTGAATTCTACTCGATGGCGGATTTACACAAACCGCCCGTACTTTTTTCACCACCTGCCGAACACTCCATCGACAAA TTCTCGACTATGGAGCTTTCGGGTTTCTATGGCAGCGGGGGCGGCGGTGGGGGAGGGGACACGGACACATCGTCGCTGAGTAACGGCGAAGGaggaggaataaaaactggtGCGAGTAGCCCTTATCCGGCGTGCGGAAGACCGAGTTTGCCTGCGCTCAAGTTTCACAACCACTTTCCGCCCGATAATATGACTTCGCTGCACGACAAAAAGGACTCTTTACTGATGCAAGTCCAGGAGCTTCAGGGCTCCGTTCTCCAGGGCATGCAACAAGGCAGCCTCAGCACAACCGGCGCGATCGTCACCGGAGTCGGCAACCGGCTTCATATTCAATCCCAACATTTACGTGGCAACGACCCCGAAGATCGTGTGATGCTCTACGTCAGGCAGGAGTCCGAAGACGTTTATACGCCTCTTCACGTAACCCCACCAACCGTCCAAGGATTGCTCAACGCT ATTGAGTCAAAGTACAAAATTGCATCCTCGAGTATTAATAACCTCTATCGCAAAAACACAAAGGG AATTACAGCGAAAATTGACGACGACATGATTCGTTACTACGTCGACGAGGATCTGTTTCTCCTCGAGGTGAGTCACTCGAGAACGAGTCCTGAACAGAACGTTGATCGAAATACAAGCAATCCCGGTTCACCGGGCGACCCGGATGATCCGAACGAAAACATGACTATTGGCTTTGATGTTACCTTGATCGAACTGCCGTCCGCGCAGCCGCAATTGCCACCATCGCCGATCGCAGTAACGCATTCACATTCCCACAGCCATTCGCACGTTCACGGGCATTCGCAACACGTTCACGAAGTCGCCAACACGTGA